The DNA region tgaaaatatgctgCAAGTCGACTAAAACCAAATAAtacattagtttttttttctcgTACAATAgccataaaattcaaaatatcaataaatgatgaagactGCATAATTTCTGTATGTTGCATCtaaaagaacggaggaagtacaagATAAGTAGATTTATAAATctaccatttttatttttctcacttaatttgcaatatttttctGGTAGTGCTCTCCAACATTTCCTTGATGTTCATTcacatcaattttttttttgacttattgAACCAACAACTAAACTACTGCTAAATATTTATGCAATACAGTAAGTAgcaaactaaataaacatagaAGATAAAATTGATAAAGTTGAAATCTTAAAAAACATACCCAAGAATCCAAACAATGCCACCAGCGAGAGAAAGAAGGAAGGCAGAAATAGCAAAAGGGAATCCAAGCAAGCATGCTATTGGTCGACAACCtcttcttttttgatcttcttcTTTGTGGTGCTGATCATCATGAttatcatgatgatgatgatgttgagcTTCTAATTCTACCATATTAGATTTCATGATATATGCAAATAATTGGATGTAATGTTTACTTAGTAAGTGCTTCTTCTATGATTAATGTTTCAAgttaaagaaaaaggaaatgcTAGACAGTTAAGAAAGAGTGTAAAGGAAAGGAGACATATGAGTGGAATTTgactttttctcatttttttagtAGGCCAATTCTTGCTTAGATACCTTGTGTGTATGTTCTTTTATGctctttgaatgaaaatagatTGAAGAAATTGAACAAAAGCAAAAGGGAAATCAAatgatatattttcttatttgtataCATATAAGATAAGTGAGAACAATGGAGGGAAGGAGATCAAGAGGAGAAATAACTCCTATACTATATACTTCGGCCGTTTCTTGAATTTGTTCTCACAAGCAATATTTACGAGATTAATAAAATCTTTTGGATGGAAGATGCATTACTATTTTGTTACATTATAAATTCGATTAGAAAAAAAGTAAGaccataagtattaaaaaaatattaaaataaagttgctGAAAAATATATGTAAACtacaactataaaaaaaatttaaataaaattaatgaaaaacatgcGGGGAtcataagtaatataaaatttacatctaaagaaatcaaataagattccacctcactatatttaacttttagataaaaaataaaataaaaattaaaagtgatcgataaatagtataaaaaataaaatgaaacaatAGTAAGGAATAGAAAGGAGTATCCAAGTATTAAAGTATCATTAGATTAGTTATAACAATTTTTAAGAACCAATAGATCCTCTTAGCCAGAAAGACTAATACCGGATCTAaactataaaatttcaaaaagctTCAAAATAGGGACAGTGCAGTGAAGGCTATAAATATTGTAATCAAATTATGGTACGGAGGAAGTAATAATGATGAAGACTAAACATATTTTCATCATTAACACCAAAGTTTTTACGACCCAATCCTTATATtccgccaccctttttattttatcgccaccccctgagtaaattactattttacccttagttttttaaaaaataacaatattgcCATTAAAGGTAAAATTTCTATATATACCACACTCCAactaaaattattctcactacaactaaaaaccaacTCACTAAAGCTAAATttcggagcaaaaattaagtacaatccccaaattattaatcgaggtaagttatttttaatttaattagttgcaaaagaaaaaaaaaattttcaaaaggagtcgcccagatctgggcggccccttttcaaattttttttttttccgtgtatttaggattaattaatttaaattttgaagtatgttttgttttataaattattattgtaaatttgtatgttgtaatgtgtattttttttttagtaaattttatatattgttttgaaattatgatattgaaaaaaaaaaaaaattaagaaaagtcgcccagatctgtgcgGATGGACCCCAGTTCAGTCGCCTAATATTAGGcggctgaaccggggtccagccgcccaaatctgggcgactcctcttcattttttttttcttttgcattttggaataattaatttaaattttgaagtatgttttgttttatgaattatttgtgtaaatttgtatgttgtaatgtgtattttttttttagtaagttttatatattgttttgaaattatgatatttaaaaaaaaaaatgaaaagtagtcgcccagatctgggcggctggaccccggttcaaccGCCTAAATtgaggcgactgaaccggggtccagccgcccaaATTAGGGCGACTCCtttacagtttttttttttttttccgtatatttgggaataattaatttaaattttgaagtatgttattattgttgttaatgttattatttttattattgtgattgttttttttttattaaatatatgtggatgttattataattaattatattatttttaatgtgattgttattttttttattattaaaaatatgttcatgttttgttttataaattattagtgtaaatttgtatgttaaattttttgttgttaaattattatttatgtttgaatgaaactgtaaaaaattatagaaaatggctggtaatcaaggaaaaggaaaagatttttttaggcaattgttgagaggtaatagttcaagGCCTACTTTACTCAAAGAgtacccgcatgagaggggggtgacgggctaggttgcactaaaaccgACACGGACacagacacggacacgacacgggtacgggaaaacgccaacttaaaaatggcggacacggggacacgaaaatggtaatataataaatatatcaaattaaagataattttacaatctttattaatttattccAGACAAAACCATTCAAATCCAAAAAATTCCCAGAAATACCCACATCAAATTTAGAAATCCCAGCTTTGCCAACAATTCATACTAAAATTTCCTTTCTAGAAAAAATTACCTCAAATTCCCCACAAAATTAAGTGATTCTTATTCTTCTCTAAATTTTGTTCTTCTAACATCAAAACTGCAAACCATTTTTTTCTGTGAAAATATCAGAAGATTTTGAagattattcaaaatcaaaaaggaaaaaaacccagaaaaaataaaattaaaactgatTTCTTCTCCATTAAAGGAAATAAACCCAGAAATTACCAACAgattaagaagaaaaaagaagggaTTCAATAAGAGTTTATCTGACCTTgaatttgaagaacttaaagGGTTTATGTATTTGGGTTTtgttttttctgaagaagataGAGATTCAAGGTTGGTTTCAATCATTCATGGTtgcaaaaattaggaaaaaatgatgataaaattgaaaataatgataataaatgtgGTAATAATTCATCAATATCAAGACCATATCTATCAGAAGCATGGGAAGTAACggagaagaaaagaaaggaaaatagtttttttaaaaaaacgtgtccttgactGCTTGCCGTGTCCGTTGTCGTGTCCCTttcgtgtccttgccgtgtccttgccgtgtccgcgtgtccgaaaaaatattaaaatattggacacttcatttggcgtgtcggacacgaaTTTttgcgtgtccgtcgcgtgtccgtgtccgacacgggacacgccAGTTCAGGGAAGTGTCCGTGTATTCCAGgtgacgggttctgctaggagggctaggcatgaagaggctgtcagacacagtgaggcccaaaggtcgagtacgctgaaccaagtgcgtactcatgttgatgaccaggctgacagcctccagagtagttaggggatttatagtgatgatgataatgatgctgatgatgttcagttccaagctCCTGAGTCTCGCCAATTGGACTGGGTTGTTGTTCGCGGCCCCGACGGCAGATTTGCCCGTggcggcccgagttcttctgccgcatctgagcgcgcaAGATGTAGTTTTGTCGATAATCAGCCGCCACGAGAGAacaggccctcacagtccactaacacggactggttagtgacatcaccccagcccgggggccgacagatacgcgactgatccctagctatggcgggcacatagctaaacttatttatgacggctccgagcgtacgcctccgattctggattgccgtattaggaagagaccggtggagtccatcatcggactgaaggatatgtccgatgcgctaaacgatgttctactgccacttccctcggccgactaccggtcattatgcaccagcacatcgattgTGCTTTGATATTggcgttcgtcgagaggtggcagcTGGATACGAACTCcttccacatgccctggggagagatgacgattatgttgcacgacgtgcaacgcatattgggtatttctattgaaggttctctgccgACTGAGTcttcggaggcggagtgggaggttggtatcaccaatctgttcggggagcctctgtctgagcttcggcgtaaaggttcattcaccagcggatgcataagcgttgctgaattgatgcggctgtgtcataggtcgcaggccatggatacccagaagacagcgtactacatggctgtcatcggctctaccttgttggcggataagtccagaattggcatgcgacctcacccgatacttgccaTGAACGACGATCAGCAGGacgtggcctggggtgcggtgaccttggcgttcttgtacaggcagctcggaatggcatctaaggctggttgcaagaccattgctggatgcctcacattgctccagacatggatctatgaatactttcccgctttccgccctcatgctcgccgagaagatgtgccaaacatgactagggcggagatgtggacacCGAAAAAACCATGTCGTGAGCTGGACAGGTTGAGGGACTGCCGCAAGGTTCTTGACTCAttgacggagactcaggtattgtacattacattttgtcatgcatgtgGTTTTCAATTTATAGTACTTTTTTGTGAACTTCGCTTGTATGCAGGttgaatggactccctacaattctgctgctggtgcgttgctgaatgatcacccacgcaccaccgtaatcgggggtatcacgtgctttgatgttgtggaggtgtatttgccggagcggacattgcgacagattgggttcgtgcaggctattcctcccgctcctattagaccagccaaggctctccgaccggcacacggtacctactacgtgacctttccttcttctgctgTATATTTGGAgtcatggagtaggttcccctatagtgCCCGCCTTGTTGAGCAGGGACTTCGTCGGGCTTCTGTTCCTTCAGAGgctgaacctaattacgttgatTGGTTCAGAGTGTGCTCACACCCGTACATAGCCCCGGACGAAGGGCCTACTTCCGGTCCTGGTCCTTCTCAGAGCAGATCTGAATACGtgagttttattatcattttttttcagttttttttaatgaattaataacgGACATTATCCTTTTGTGTTTTCAGTTCCTGAATGAATGGCCCAGTCGATTCGCTCCAGTGGCAAGACTACCTGCTAAGCTTGCGGATTTGAACcccgtcaacgacatgcgttagaaatataccttaatcattgtagagatttatttgaagaATGGCAAATTTTTAAAGGGCATGACCCTGCATAGTCTGTActgaaactattttacattaattattgcATTTCTTTTCGTCAATGAATGTCATTCGTATACACAATAGTATAATTATGGATTATATACAaactatggagtatctaaatttacagcatcgtcagcggtgGTATTAGTTGGTCGTGATCGTGGCCCGCATAGATTATTCCAGAGCATAATCCTCGTACTGAAATGTGTGTCAAGATGTTTGGTGAAATTGTCAGCTGCTTGTTTCCAACGTGGATGGATCGGCGGGAGAGGGGacgaatcatcgttcattaaaagttgaacaaaatgatttccattaacccaacatatatgtattactttatttacactattcacgcccgatgctttccttaacgggagaaccaaacagttgtatTGCGAATCACCGTCAGCaaaaccataataagcaatggcaatgtttagaaatgttgctgcagagtacaaagcCATCGATGCATCCATCCAGTGCATGAAAGGAGCAGGCCCATTAACGTGTGAacctattctgaatatagcCTCGTCTAGTGACTCCTGGGATAGATACAAAGTTAGGTATTgcgctctgttcatttgcatttccatactcatagcacgtcttaaaagaggccatgcttcctcgcctcccagctctgtgacggcaattgctctaaatccacaattaccatcacctaacacatcaatccagtcgaacaagtaaggaggaaggATGAATGGGATGTTATTAGGCCATGAAAACTGTAAAAAATCTCGACCTCCAAGATCATctacaataaatgtaaataaagttaatatgcGTAAACTGAGAcgaattaatgcaaaaaacgaaaaataaagtcaagtaccggataagttgaaactgaacttaATTCCTACTGAAGATTGCGTCTCTCGGCCACTAGATctgccactagatctcccgcaggaagaagatctagaccctcgaccgcgagaagatgatctgctatattcaaatgaactttttctccttctcatggttttacttgtgcttggtcttccctttcttggtggactagcgtaaggctcaggtatttcCGCACCATCTGGGTgtagttcatattcaagtaactgagacattcggcgaacaacagcgggatcagatttgaggacttcatcgaccagagattgaaagtactctttgtcattggcgttcgcgtatcgtactccttcatcGGTTTCGTCTgctacctctgtgtacctcaaagtactccagaattcatgaatgtcatccaaatacaaagcaccatgtgatccgatggacatatataaataacatgcacacggcaatccatgggtttgttgaagtacacaaccacatttgttaaacacaaaatcaccgagttctaacatgcggttatactcaagctggagctgctccaaggcatagagagatacgtggcgatatagaGGTCTAAAGTAATGCTGTCGCATCGATCTTGGTACAGAAGACATGGATTCCTGTAGTGCTTGTCGGATTCTagcttgctgatttgtaatctgtgcgtgcgcccttttgaaaagggtatcgaatgagctattaccgctatcAAGGTAATTcttaaaagacgagtgttggctttcaactctgctggtagtctgattacccaagtgtaaacaatcattcgtccacgcacaaacaaatttctctctcagtggaatccatgttccagtcaaaaaccgaacgacctttttgttcctaaccgaccacgtactgacgatcACTTGCCATCTCTCTTCATATTCCTCGatcgtagaactttcaaccaagaggttccatctacttttcctgaatacctgcccttgttgataTTTCTTGCCGCcccacaacttgtccaccatgttctcaacgtcgttgccaatatgccagatgcataacaaatgccgcacatctacattaaacaaaacattgaacgtaattaagacgcaacccacgaatacgacacagccgcttcatctcgcatcaaacaaaacgcaaccaagaaattgtgattggttggcgtcattccgatcacttcacatagtggccacttttgtttgttcgttttgtacgttgtatctatcagcacaacatacggccacgtacgtatcatttggatagaggtaggatttgcaattaatagtctgctcaattgcccttcgtTATCCAAGTCTATCCATACcacataattaagttctgtggccatatgaagacagtgttgaaggggagtcctaccctccatctcttctctccttattgattgtctaatattatatatctgattcatactagcataaaaccaggaaaattatctctaatagaattcataataaaggccggttgcattccggttgcactaagctgtcgtatgtgctcccgaatatctacattaatcctatttgcccttacatgaccatctctatacaccaagaacgggtggttatgttttcccttttcaccaggacacacccttaccgtccaaggtctttctggtggtttacgactacttcctacaatcataaatttacacccgcaactttTACTTTTAGAT from Amaranthus tricolor cultivar Red isolate AtriRed21 chromosome 3, ASM2621246v1, whole genome shotgun sequence includes:
- the LOC130809477 gene encoding uncharacterized protein LOC130809477, encoding MVDKLWGGKKYQQGQVFRKSRWNLLVESSTIEEYEERWQVIVSTWSVRNKKVVRFLTGTWIPLREKFVCAWTNDCLHLGNQTTSRVESQHSSFKNYLDSGNSSFDTLFKRAHAQITNQQARIRQALQESMSSVPRSMRQHYFRPLYRHVSLYALEQLQLEYNRMLELGDFVFNKCGCVLQQTHGLPCACYLYMSIGSHGALYLDDIHEFWSTLRYTEVADETDEGVRYANANDKEYFQSLVDEVLKSDPAVVRRMSQLLEYELHPDGAEIPEPYASPPRKGRPSTSKTMRRRKSSFEYSRSSSRGRGSRSSSCGRSSGRSSGRETQSSVGIKFSFNLSDDLGGRDFLQFSWPNNIPFILPPYLFDWIDVLGDGNCGFRAIAVTELGGEEAWPLLRRAMSMEMQMNRAQYLTLYLSQESLDEAIFRIGSHVNGPAPFMHWMDASMALYSAATFLNIAIAYYGFADGDSQYNCLVLPLRKASGVNSVNKVIHICWVNGNHFVQLLMNDDSSPLPPIHPRWKQAADNFTKHLDTHFSTRIMLWNNLCGPRSRPTNTTADDAVNLDTP
- the LOC130809476 gene encoding signaling peptide TAXIMIN 2-like: MKSNMVELEAQHHHHHDNHDDQHHKEEDQKRRGCRPIACLLGFPFAISAFLLSLAGGIVWILGSLLSYVCPCLSCCADLANKAMDIIKLPIDVFRWFIDKIPC